A single region of the Lathamus discolor isolate bLatDis1 chromosome 13, bLatDis1.hap1, whole genome shotgun sequence genome encodes:
- the TVP23C gene encoding Golgi apparatus membrane protein TVP23 homolog C isoform X1, with protein MLRQDSSDDIEDVSLFDADDDVSRRSKKSKIRHPVASFFHLFFRVSAIVVYLLCELLTSSFIACMVTIILLLSCDFWAVKNVTGRLMVGLRWWNQVDDDGKSHWVFEARKVSAQRSKSSSEAESRIFWLGLITCPMIWVIFAFSALFSFKVKWLAVVVMGVVLQGANLYGYIRCKVGSRKNLTSMATSYLGKQFLRQTVAKEDQPAS; from the exons ATGTTACGGCAG GATAGCAGTGATGACATCGAAGATGTGTCTCTCTTTGATGCAGATGATGATGTATCCAGGAGATCAAAAAAGTCCAAAATAAG GCATCCCGTGGCATCATTTTTCCACTTATTCTTCCGAGTCAGTGCGATCGTTGTCTATCTGCTCTGTGAGCTCTTAACTAGCAGCTTTATCGCCTGCATGGTGACAATTATCCTCCTCTTGTCGTGTGACTTTTGGGCTGTAAAG aaTGTCACGGGGCGACTGATGGTTGGCCTTCGCTGGTGGAACCAAGTGGATGATGATGGTAAAAGTCACTGGGTGTTTGAAGCCAGGAAG GTATCAGCACAAAGGAGTAAAAGCTCCTCAGAAGCAGAGTCCCGAATTTTCTGGTTAGGTCTGATTACCTGCCCTATGATCTGGGTGATATTTGCTTTCAGTGCactcttttctttcaaagtgaAATGGCTG GCAGTGGTTGTGATGGGAGTGGTGCTTCAGGGAGCCAACCTTTACGGTTATATCAGATGTAAAGTTGGCAGTAGGAAGAACTTGACGAGCATGGCGACCAGCTATCTTGGAAAGCAGTTCTTGCGGCAG acTGTGGCTAAAGAAGACCAACCAGCATCCTGA
- the TVP23C gene encoding Golgi apparatus membrane protein TVP23 homolog C isoform X2, with protein MFQDSSDDIEDVSLFDADDDVSRRSKKSKIRHPVASFFHLFFRVSAIVVYLLCELLTSSFIACMVTIILLLSCDFWAVKNVTGRLMVGLRWWNQVDDDGKSHWVFEARKVSAQRSKSSSEAESRIFWLGLITCPMIWVIFAFSALFSFKVKWLAVVVMGVVLQGANLYGYIRCKVGSRKNLTSMATSYLGKQFLRQTVAKEDQPAS; from the exons ATGTTCCAG GATAGCAGTGATGACATCGAAGATGTGTCTCTCTTTGATGCAGATGATGATGTATCCAGGAGATCAAAAAAGTCCAAAATAAG GCATCCCGTGGCATCATTTTTCCACTTATTCTTCCGAGTCAGTGCGATCGTTGTCTATCTGCTCTGTGAGCTCTTAACTAGCAGCTTTATCGCCTGCATGGTGACAATTATCCTCCTCTTGTCGTGTGACTTTTGGGCTGTAAAG aaTGTCACGGGGCGACTGATGGTTGGCCTTCGCTGGTGGAACCAAGTGGATGATGATGGTAAAAGTCACTGGGTGTTTGAAGCCAGGAAG GTATCAGCACAAAGGAGTAAAAGCTCCTCAGAAGCAGAGTCCCGAATTTTCTGGTTAGGTCTGATTACCTGCCCTATGATCTGGGTGATATTTGCTTTCAGTGCactcttttctttcaaagtgaAATGGCTG GCAGTGGTTGTGATGGGAGTGGTGCTTCAGGGAGCCAACCTTTACGGTTATATCAGATGTAAAGTTGGCAGTAGGAAGAACTTGACGAGCATGGCGACCAGCTATCTTGGAAAGCAGTTCTTGCGGCAG acTGTGGCTAAAGAAGACCAACCAGCATCCTGA